In Arthrobacter alpinus, a single window of DNA contains:
- a CDS encoding ABC transporter substrate-binding protein, giving the protein MGTKISKMYMPMAAVAVLTLALSACSGGTGGGSSGGGGAASENLDARGPITYVQGKDNSEVIRPLVDKWNAAHPDEKVEFKEQSDKADQQHDDLVQRFQAKNGDYDVASVDVVWTAEFAAKGWLQPLKDKMAVDTTGFLPATVAAATYKDTLYAAPQTSDGGILYYRKDLVPTPPKTWEEMMGMCSIAKEKGIDCYAGQMAQYEGLTVNVAEAINTAGGTIVDKDGKATVDTAEAKAGLSNLVDAYKDGNIPKQAVTYQEEQGRSSFQDGKLMFLRNWPYVYNLAKTDGASQVKDTFGIAPLPGKDGPGASSLGGHSLAVSVDSKHKATAKDFVAFMTSEETQKFYATQGSLAPVTESLYTDADLVAKLPYLPVLLTSIQNAVPRPVTPFYPAVTLAIQQNSFAAINGSKSVDQAMTDMQAAIAAAGAK; this is encoded by the coding sequence ATGGGAACTAAGATTTCAAAGATGTACATGCCAATGGCGGCTGTTGCAGTGCTGACCCTGGCTCTTTCCGCCTGTAGCGGCGGAACTGGTGGCGGATCGTCAGGCGGCGGTGGCGCCGCTTCAGAAAACCTGGACGCCCGCGGCCCCATCACGTACGTTCAGGGCAAGGACAACTCCGAGGTGATCCGGCCCCTGGTGGATAAATGGAATGCAGCTCACCCCGACGAGAAGGTTGAGTTCAAGGAACAGTCCGACAAAGCTGACCAGCAGCACGACGACCTGGTTCAGCGCTTCCAGGCCAAGAACGGCGACTACGACGTTGCCAGTGTTGACGTGGTGTGGACGGCCGAATTTGCCGCCAAGGGCTGGCTGCAGCCGCTGAAGGACAAGATGGCCGTTGACACCACCGGCTTCCTGCCGGCAACGGTGGCGGCGGCAACCTACAAGGACACCTTGTACGCCGCGCCGCAAACTTCCGACGGCGGCATCCTGTACTACCGCAAGGATCTGGTCCCCACCCCGCCCAAGACCTGGGAGGAAATGATGGGCATGTGCTCCATCGCCAAGGAAAAGGGCATCGACTGCTACGCCGGGCAGATGGCCCAGTATGAGGGCTTGACAGTGAACGTGGCCGAGGCCATCAACACCGCTGGTGGCACCATCGTTGACAAGGATGGCAAGGCCACGGTTGACACTGCGGAGGCAAAAGCTGGTCTGAGCAACCTGGTTGACGCGTACAAGGACGGCAACATTCCCAAGCAGGCAGTGACGTACCAAGAGGAACAGGGCAGGTCCTCCTTCCAGGACGGAAAACTGATGTTCCTGCGCAACTGGCCATACGTGTACAACCTGGCCAAGACCGACGGCGCCTCACAGGTCAAGGACACCTTTGGCATCGCACCCTTGCCCGGCAAGGACGGTCCAGGTGCCTCCAGTTTGGGAGGACACAGCCTGGCCGTCAGTGTTGATTCCAAGCACAAGGCTACGGCCAAGGACTTTGTGGCGTTCATGACCAGCGAAGAAACGCAAAAGTTCTACGCAACCCAGGGATCCCTGGCACCTGTCACGGAAAGCCTCTACACCGACGCGGACCTCGTCGCAAAGCTGCCGTACCTGCCGGTGCTGCTGACCTCCATCCAGAATGCTGTGCCGCGGCCCGTCACGCCGTTTTACCCTGCAGTGACCCTGGCCATCCAGCAGAACAGTTTCGCTGCCATCAACGGGAGCAAGAGTGTTGACCAGGCCATGACGGACATGCAGGCGGCCATCGCGGCTGCCGGGGCAAAGTAA
- a CDS encoding DUF2273 domain-containing protein, which translates to MNLSVVCAAFGAFLAFMAFSFGFWGFVVSVVFIAVGVFVGRAAGGKLDWRGVLDALTGRRSSS; encoded by the coding sequence GTGAATCTCAGCGTGGTTTGCGCAGCATTTGGTGCGTTTTTGGCATTTATGGCTTTTTCCTTTGGTTTCTGGGGATTTGTGGTCTCAGTGGTGTTCATTGCCGTGGGCGTTTTTGTGGGCCGCGCCGCTGGCGGGAAGCTGGATTGGCGTGGCGTCCTAGACGCCTTGACCGGACGGCGCTCGTCGTCGTGA
- a CDS encoding LacI family DNA-binding transcriptional regulator, whose protein sequence is MRVSIDDVAARAQVSTATVSRALRGLPKVNPATRERVLAVAQELGYVPSPSATRLATGRTKTVGVLVPFIDRWYFAHALEGIDQELREHGYNLLLFSLGGYQHGQQRRFTEQMVRKQIDALVVLCLGLTATELEELQRTQVPMISVGGPVEGCRGVHVDDSAAASAATQHLIDLGHRRIGHLRGGINDEKNFVVPALRSEAFDATMRSAGLEIRPEWNIAGDFTVGEGQAAAARLFDLPGERPTAVFCGSDEMALGLMFEARRRGIRVPEDLSVIGIDDHDFSAPAGLSTIAQEPVEHGRRAARMLLAVLDGESGAIQEQLMPFSLVQRESTAQLRG, encoded by the coding sequence ATGAGAGTCAGCATCGACGATGTTGCGGCAAGGGCGCAAGTCTCCACTGCGACGGTCTCGCGTGCCTTGAGGGGCCTGCCCAAGGTCAACCCCGCCACGCGGGAACGCGTGCTGGCAGTGGCTCAGGAATTGGGCTATGTGCCGTCTCCCTCGGCCACTAGATTGGCCACGGGGCGCACTAAAACCGTCGGGGTCCTCGTTCCGTTCATTGACCGGTGGTACTTTGCGCATGCGCTGGAAGGAATCGACCAAGAGCTGCGCGAGCACGGCTACAACCTTTTGCTGTTCAGCCTTGGGGGCTACCAGCACGGCCAACAGCGCCGGTTTACCGAACAAATGGTGCGTAAACAGATCGATGCGCTCGTCGTTCTGTGTCTGGGGCTTACCGCCACGGAACTTGAGGAACTGCAGCGAACGCAGGTTCCCATGATTTCAGTTGGCGGCCCGGTCGAGGGATGCCGGGGTGTTCACGTTGATGACTCGGCGGCCGCCTCGGCAGCGACCCAACACCTTATTGACTTGGGCCATCGCAGGATCGGGCACCTGCGCGGCGGGATCAATGACGAAAAGAACTTCGTGGTTCCGGCACTGCGCTCCGAGGCATTCGATGCCACGATGCGCAGTGCCGGGCTTGAGATTCGTCCCGAGTGGAACATCGCCGGCGACTTCACGGTGGGGGAGGGCCAAGCGGCGGCTGCCCGTCTTTTCGACTTGCCGGGGGAGCGCCCCACGGCAGTTTTCTGTGGCTCCGATGAAATGGCGCTCGGGCTCATGTTTGAGGCTCGACGCCGCGGAATTCGCGTTCCCGAAGACCTGTCAGTGATCGGCATCGACGACCACGATTTCTCGGCGCCTGCGGGACTGTCCACCATCGCGCAAGAACCCGTGGAGCACGGGCGGCGGGCCGCCCGCATGCTCCTGGCCGTCCTTGACGGAGAAAGCGGTGCCATCCAGGAGCAGCTTATGCCGTTTAGCCTGGTCCAACGCGAATCAACAGCGCAGCTGCGGGGCTGA
- a CDS encoding glycoside hydrolase family 13 protein, with amino-acid sequence MSTFQPTPTKPWWASAVIYQIYPRSFADANGDGMGDLSGISGKLEYLAALGINAIWLSPFYLSPQADAGYDVADYRRVDPLFGDLQDFDEMLSKAHSLGLRVIVDLVPNHTSDEHAWFQEALASPSGSPARDRYMFRDGRGIDGVEPPNNWRSIFGGGAWTRVTENGVPGQWYLHLFDTKQPDLNWENPEVHAEMESVLRFWLDRGVDGFRVDVAHGMVKAAGLPDWEGQTAMVSGDETNTLASQSPAHQQKPAMDPPSPFFDQDGVHEIYRAWNRVLKEYDGDRMLVAEAWVEQPERLALYVRPDEMQQAFNFDFLLAGWDAQRMAAAVDNSLLANAAVGAPATWVLSNHDTVRHTSRFGLLDPTAFPKGISAEDEQPDEALGLARARAATLLMFALPGSAYVYQGEELGLPEHTTLEAAFRQDPSFFRTNGVERGRDGCRVPLPWKASEPGYGFSSGTPKEGGHAAPWLPQPPSFAHYAADTEAGVAGSTVELYRSALEVRAAHALGVGTHAWAPQHDPGAGVVAFSNGPITVLVNAGSVPLDLPPAAEVVLASTLDSVSQGKLAPNSAVWIAS; translated from the coding sequence ATGTCAACATTTCAGCCAACGCCGACCAAGCCTTGGTGGGCCAGCGCCGTGATCTATCAGATTTATCCACGTTCCTTTGCTGACGCAAACGGCGATGGCATGGGTGATCTTTCAGGTATATCCGGGAAATTGGAGTACCTGGCCGCGTTAGGTATCAACGCCATTTGGTTGTCTCCGTTCTACCTTTCACCGCAGGCTGACGCCGGATATGACGTGGCGGATTACCGCCGAGTTGACCCGCTGTTCGGCGACCTGCAGGATTTTGACGAAATGTTATCCAAGGCCCATTCCCTTGGTCTGCGCGTGATCGTGGATCTGGTCCCCAACCACACCTCGGATGAACATGCATGGTTCCAAGAGGCGCTGGCCTCGCCTTCCGGATCACCTGCCCGCGATCGCTACATGTTTCGTGACGGTCGGGGAATTGACGGGGTTGAGCCGCCCAACAATTGGCGCTCCATCTTTGGCGGTGGGGCCTGGACCCGGGTAACTGAGAATGGGGTTCCAGGCCAGTGGTATCTGCACCTATTTGATACGAAACAGCCGGACTTGAACTGGGAAAACCCCGAAGTCCATGCCGAAATGGAGTCCGTTTTGCGGTTCTGGCTGGACCGAGGTGTGGACGGCTTCCGTGTTGATGTCGCGCATGGGATGGTCAAGGCCGCCGGGCTTCCAGACTGGGAAGGGCAAACAGCGATGGTCTCCGGCGATGAGACCAACACCCTCGCATCTCAATCTCCGGCACACCAACAGAAACCCGCCATGGACCCGCCTTCCCCATTTTTCGACCAAGACGGTGTCCATGAGATTTATCGGGCATGGAATCGTGTCCTCAAGGAGTACGACGGCGACCGCATGCTGGTTGCCGAGGCTTGGGTTGAGCAGCCTGAGCGGTTGGCTCTGTACGTTCGGCCAGATGAGATGCAGCAGGCCTTCAACTTTGATTTCCTGTTGGCTGGTTGGGATGCCCAACGCATGGCAGCAGCGGTGGATAATTCCTTGCTCGCGAACGCGGCCGTCGGCGCACCGGCCACGTGGGTGCTGTCCAATCACGACACTGTCCGGCACACTTCCCGCTTTGGCCTGCTCGATCCAACCGCATTCCCCAAGGGAATCAGTGCCGAGGACGAACAGCCGGACGAGGCTCTAGGGTTGGCTCGGGCCCGCGCGGCAACGTTGTTGATGTTTGCCCTGCCAGGCTCGGCATATGTCTACCAGGGTGAGGAGCTGGGACTGCCAGAACACACCACCTTGGAGGCGGCGTTCCGCCAGGATCCGTCCTTCTTCCGCACCAACGGGGTGGAACGGGGCCGTGATGGCTGCCGTGTCCCATTGCCGTGGAAGGCTTCCGAGCCCGGCTACGGCTTCAGTTCCGGCACACCAAAAGAGGGCGGGCATGCTGCACCCTGGCTACCCCAACCGCCATCATTCGCCCACTATGCCGCCGACACCGAAGCTGGGGTGGCCGGATCAACTGTGGAGCTGTACCGTTCTGCCCTTGAGGTGCGCGCTGCGCATGCATTGGGCGTGGGGACACACGCGTGGGCTCCGCAGCATGACCCTGGCGCCGGCGTCGTCGCTTTCAGCAACGGCCCAATCACCGTTCTGGTGAACGCTGGCAGTGTGCCGCTGGATCTGCCGCCAGCAGCCGAGGTTGTCCTGGCCAGCACGTTGGATTCAGTTTCACAAGGGAAACTGGCGCCGAACTCTGCCGTTTGGATCGCTAGCTAG
- a CDS encoding metallopeptidase family protein produces MNENPLAGIPSFAPFTMNKQEFDAAVQEAIDSIPKNISSKMANVAIFTAENYEPGPGEDPDTVLLGLYEGTPLTERDSWWESGSLPDRITIYREPILEICTSREDVLNEITVTVVHEIAHHFGISEERLHELGWG; encoded by the coding sequence ATGAATGAAAATCCACTGGCAGGCATCCCCTCCTTCGCTCCGTTCACCATGAACAAGCAGGAATTCGACGCCGCAGTGCAGGAAGCCATCGATTCGATCCCAAAAAACATCAGCTCCAAGATGGCGAATGTGGCGATCTTCACAGCCGAAAACTACGAACCGGGTCCCGGCGAAGACCCCGACACGGTTCTGTTGGGACTTTACGAAGGCACGCCGCTGACGGAACGGGACTCCTGGTGGGAATCTGGATCGCTTCCGGACCGAATTACCATCTACCGGGAACCCATTCTGGAGATCTGCACCAGCCGCGAGGACGTCCTCAATGAGATCACCGTAACGGTGGTCCACGAGATCGCCCATCACTTTGGCATTAGCGAGGAAAGATTGCACGAACTCGGCTGGGGATAA
- a CDS encoding DUF6286 domain-containing protein: MSGAAEAKKSNNDRGDYLRRILSRETHSARSGAAVVAAILVAAGAVYALLEMTLGALGQPAWLLHPMEAAERIAGLPGATPTPLLGTAGALVALIGLIFLCNGLLPGRRARHVIVHPRVAIVVDNEVIASALAKSARMAAGVTREQVMVVVSARTVQVNVRPTSGIRLSEDRIRAAVEAELNAMALEPAPVVIVNLAESGVIGV, translated from the coding sequence ATGAGCGGCGCTGCGGAAGCTAAGAAATCCAACAACGATCGCGGGGATTACCTGCGGCGCATCTTGAGCCGTGAGACGCATTCGGCCAGATCGGGTGCGGCCGTTGTGGCAGCGATCTTGGTTGCCGCCGGGGCTGTTTACGCCCTACTGGAGATGACCCTGGGTGCTCTTGGCCAACCGGCCTGGCTATTGCACCCCATGGAGGCTGCCGAACGGATTGCCGGCTTGCCAGGAGCCACGCCCACTCCATTGCTGGGTACTGCGGGAGCCTTGGTTGCCTTGATCGGCCTAATCTTTCTGTGTAATGGGCTGTTGCCTGGCCGGCGTGCCCGGCACGTGATTGTGCATCCGCGCGTGGCCATCGTCGTTGACAACGAAGTTATCGCTTCGGCTCTGGCCAAGTCGGCCCGCATGGCCGCAGGGGTCACCCGAGAGCAGGTCATGGTGGTGGTTTCGGCTCGCACCGTGCAGGTCAACGTTCGCCCCACCTCCGGTATCCGGCTCTCTGAAGACAGGATCAGGGCCGCCGTGGAAGCCGAGCTCAACGCCATGGCGCTGGAACCTGCTCCTGTAGTCATCGTCAACCTGGCCGAGAGCGGGGTGATCGGAGTATGA
- a CDS encoding Asp23/Gls24 family envelope stress response protein: MDSHNQESSSPATASPAETQGRTVIAETAVAKVVGVAVRSVAGVHALGSGASRSLGAIREVVGATDLTQGVRVEVGESQVAVDIILLAEYGYPLQTLANTVRRAVYKAVEELVGRHVIEVNIEITDVFIPTPDAEKPVPRPRLTERLGAAVKTQPSTDMNNSTEAGE; the protein is encoded by the coding sequence ATGGACTCGCACAACCAGGAATCATCCTCGCCGGCCACTGCCAGCCCGGCAGAAACCCAAGGACGCACAGTCATTGCAGAGACTGCCGTGGCGAAGGTGGTGGGAGTTGCTGTTCGCAGCGTGGCCGGCGTCCATGCACTGGGCTCCGGGGCTTCTCGATCCCTGGGCGCCATCCGTGAAGTAGTCGGTGCAACCGATCTAACTCAGGGCGTTCGAGTTGAAGTTGGCGAGTCCCAGGTTGCCGTGGACATCATCCTGCTGGCCGAGTACGGTTACCCGTTGCAGACGCTGGCGAATACCGTCCGGCGTGCCGTCTACAAGGCGGTTGAGGAGCTTGTGGGACGCCATGTGATCGAGGTAAACATTGAAATCACCGACGTTTTCATTCCCACGCCCGACGCCGAGAAGCCGGTTCCGCGCCCCCGTCTCACCGAGCGCCTGGGTGCGGCAGTTAAGACACAACCATCCACAGATATGAACAATTCAACGGAAGCCGGGGAATAG
- a CDS encoding carbohydrate ABC transporter permease: MSTSTSTVKSHTAAAKSVARRRESWSSTRTYVSAAIIVIWCLLPFYWMIVTAFRDVGYTFDSTPFFTHVTWDNFKTAFSSQLGNHLDRALLNSLFISGVTTVVALLFGVFAAYALARLKFRGKFMVLGVVLGASMFPGVAIVTPLFQLFGNIGWIGTYQAMIIPNISFVLPLTVYTLTSFFREMPWELEEAARIDGCTQGQAFRKIIMPLAAPAVFTTAILAFIASWNEYLIASILSNDATQTVTVAIARFAGSEPHQEPYTAVMAAGTVVTIPLVILVLIFQRKIVAGLTAGAVK; this comes from the coding sequence ATGAGCACCTCAACTTCAACAGTGAAGTCCCACACTGCAGCCGCCAAGTCAGTGGCTCGACGCCGGGAAAGCTGGTCCAGCACCCGTACCTACGTCAGTGCCGCCATCATTGTCATCTGGTGCTTGCTGCCGTTTTACTGGATGATTGTCACCGCCTTCCGCGACGTTGGCTACACCTTTGATTCCACCCCGTTCTTTACTCACGTCACTTGGGACAATTTCAAGACGGCATTCTCATCGCAGCTGGGCAACCACTTGGACCGGGCACTGCTGAACTCCCTGTTCATCTCCGGAGTGACAACTGTTGTGGCCCTGCTGTTTGGGGTCTTCGCCGCCTATGCGCTGGCGCGGCTGAAGTTCCGCGGCAAGTTCATGGTGCTGGGTGTGGTTCTCGGAGCCTCCATGTTCCCGGGCGTTGCCATCGTCACCCCGCTGTTCCAGCTGTTTGGAAACATTGGCTGGATTGGCACCTACCAGGCAATGATTATTCCGAACATCTCGTTCGTGCTGCCGTTGACCGTGTACACGTTGACCTCCTTCTTCCGTGAAATGCCTTGGGAGCTGGAGGAGGCCGCCCGGATCGACGGGTGCACCCAGGGGCAGGCTTTCCGGAAGATCATCATGCCGCTGGCGGCACCGGCCGTGTTCACCACAGCTATTCTGGCCTTCATCGCCTCATGGAACGAGTACTTGATTGCCAGCATTCTCTCCAACGACGCCACGCAAACGGTCACCGTTGCCATCGCCCGCTTTGCGGGTTCCGAGCCCCACCAGGAACCCTATACGGCAGTCATGGCGGCCGGAACCGTCGTCACCATTCCGCTGGTGATCCTCGTGCTGATTTTCCAGCGCAAGATTGTTGCCGGGCTCACGGCAGGGGCGGTGAAGTAG
- a CDS encoding carbohydrate ABC transporter permease, with protein sequence MSTHLEPGALPSRKTAHKGGENKEVGADRKEKTQGRAAALLVAPTLIVLAIVILYPVLNAIYMSFQQDEGLDPVTGSFVAGGFAGFANYIHWLLQQCETPSGAASCPPGTLGAQFWSATGVTFFFTVVTVFFETVLGFWMAIIMARTFRGRSVLRAAVLVPWAIPTAVTAKLWFFIFAFDGIVNTLFQTDILWTGSQGPAQAAIIIADIWKTTPFMALLILAGLQMIPAEVYEAARVDGASAWQRFRLITLPLVKPALMVAILFRVLDALRMYDLPAIMTGGANGTTTLSILVVNQIRVGFNSAAALSTITFLIIFIVAFIFVRFLGANAVESASGGAKGKNK encoded by the coding sequence ATGTCTACACATCTTGAACCGGGGGCACTCCCCAGTCGAAAGACAGCCCACAAGGGTGGTGAGAACAAAGAAGTCGGCGCGGACCGCAAGGAAAAGACCCAGGGGCGCGCAGCAGCGCTGCTGGTTGCCCCCACCCTGATTGTGTTGGCCATTGTCATCCTGTACCCGGTGCTCAACGCCATCTACATGTCCTTCCAGCAGGACGAGGGCCTGGACCCGGTGACCGGCAGCTTTGTGGCCGGCGGCTTTGCCGGCTTCGCAAACTACATCCATTGGCTGTTGCAGCAGTGTGAGACTCCCTCGGGAGCCGCCAGCTGTCCGCCGGGAACGTTGGGCGCCCAATTCTGGAGCGCTACCGGCGTCACCTTCTTCTTCACAGTGGTCACGGTATTCTTTGAAACCGTTCTGGGTTTCTGGATGGCAATCATCATGGCACGCACCTTCCGCGGCCGCAGCGTACTGCGTGCAGCGGTGCTGGTCCCATGGGCCATCCCCACCGCCGTCACGGCCAAACTGTGGTTCTTCATTTTTGCCTTTGACGGCATTGTTAACACGTTGTTCCAAACTGACATTCTATGGACCGGCAGCCAAGGCCCCGCCCAGGCGGCCATTATCATTGCCGACATTTGGAAGACCACGCCGTTCATGGCGCTGCTGATCCTGGCAGGGCTTCAAATGATCCCCGCCGAGGTGTACGAGGCAGCCAGGGTTGACGGTGCCTCCGCGTGGCAGCGCTTCCGGCTCATCACCTTGCCGCTGGTCAAGCCGGCGCTCATGGTGGCCATCTTGTTCCGTGTTCTTGATGCCTTGCGCATGTACGACCTGCCAGCGATCATGACTGGTGGCGCCAACGGCACAACCACCTTGTCCATTCTCGTTGTCAACCAGATTCGCGTGGGCTTTAATTCCGCAGCGGCACTGTCCACCATCACATTCCTGATCATCTTCATCGTGGCGTTCATCTTTGTGCGGTTCCTCGGGGCCAACGCTGTAGAGTCCGCCAGTGGCGGGGCTAAGGGGAAGAACAAATGA